One Solibacillus sp. R5-41 DNA segment encodes these proteins:
- a CDS encoding response regulator transcription factor, producing the protein MATSRILIIEDDISIAELQRDYLEIHSIEADIVTDGLEGMNRALNEAYDLVIIDLMLPSMNGFEICRRIREVKNIPLMFVSAKKEDVDKIRGLGLGADDYMTKPFSPSELVARVQAHMKRYKQLTGVGQGVEFIEIRNIVVDKAARKVFVLGKEITFTTKEFDLLVFFMEHPNRVWTKEQLFRQLWYMDDLDGDVFTVVVHVGRIRDKLKKGKLSDLPIETIWGSGYRFNN; encoded by the coding sequence ATGGCTACATCACGAATTTTAATTATTGAGGATGATATAAGCATTGCGGAATTACAGCGAGATTATTTAGAAATTCATTCAATTGAAGCGGATATTGTAACAGATGGTTTAGAAGGGATGAATCGTGCATTAAATGAAGCGTATGACTTAGTCATTATTGATTTAATGCTACCTTCGATGAATGGATTTGAAATTTGTCGTCGTATTCGCGAGGTGAAAAATATTCCGCTCATGTTTGTGTCAGCAAAAAAGGAAGATGTAGATAAAATTCGGGGACTTGGATTAGGTGCGGATGATTATATGACAAAACCATTTAGTCCTAGTGAATTGGTTGCACGTGTCCAAGCACATATGAAACGCTATAAACAGCTAACAGGCGTGGGACAGGGAGTAGAGTTTATCGAAATAAGAAATATTGTTGTAGATAAAGCTGCGCGTAAAGTTTTTGTACTCGGCAAAGAGATTACTTTTACAACAAAGGAGTTTGATTTACTCGTATTTTTTATGGAACATCCCAATCGTGTATGGACGAAGGAACAGCTTTTCCGCCAATTATGGTATATGGACGATTTGGATGGCGATGTATTTACTGTTGTTGTGCATGTCGGGCGCATTCGTGACAAATTAAAAAAGGGTAAATTATCAGACTTACCGATTGAAACCATTTGGGGTAGCGGTTATCGCTTTAATAATTGA
- a CDS encoding ankyrin repeat domain-containing protein — translation MANQPGELLQAVEANNLEKVQGILKDKSYPINETNKKDESPLLIATHKNYVEIAKALIDAGADVNQQDAIQDSPYLYAGAQGKTEILAYILENSTPDHRVYNRYGGNALIPAAEKGHLANVKLLLADGKMDMDHQNDFGYTALIEAVALTDSSKVYQQIVQELLAYKANKELRDNNGMTALEYAKQRGYTEMIEQLER, via the coding sequence ATGGCAAATCAACCAGGTGAATTGCTTCAAGCTGTTGAAGCTAATAATCTTGAAAAAGTACAGGGCATATTAAAAGATAAATCTTATCCAATTAATGAAACAAATAAAAAAGACGAATCACCGTTGTTAATTGCTACGCATAAAAATTATGTTGAAATTGCAAAAGCTTTAATTGATGCAGGAGCGGATGTTAACCAACAGGATGCGATTCAAGATAGTCCTTATTTATATGCAGGTGCGCAAGGTAAAACAGAGATTTTAGCTTATATACTTGAAAATTCAACACCTGATCATCGAGTGTACAATCGTTATGGTGGCAATGCATTGATTCCAGCTGCTGAAAAAGGACATTTAGCTAATGTAAAGTTACTTTTAGCAGATGGTAAGATGGATATGGATCATCAAAATGATTTTGGTTATACAGCCTTAATTGAAGCAGTCGCATTAACAGATAGTTCAAAAGTATATCAGCAAATTGTTCAGGAGTTGTTAGCTTACAAAGCGAACAAAGAGCTTCGTGATAACAATGGAATGACGGCATTGGAATATGCTAAACAAAGAGGATACACAGAAATGATCGAGCAATTAGAGAGATAA